One Candidatus Korarchaeum sp. genomic region harbors:
- a CDS encoding succinate dehydrogenase iron-sulfur subunit, giving the protein MMEQSSIDLWKPVKVVKLRVYKYNPKKDFFPEWKEYEIEVSRGTTILDALLRIKEEIDPSLSFRYSCGQALCGSCAMMVNGRQMLVCRTRVLEVAHNRDFIELRPLDNFSVIRDLVGDFTPFFEKHRAVKPWIIRKDVEELENPTGEYRQTIEEYARYYQFTDCLKCGACYSACPTVATDHEYLGPQALAQAYRYMVDSRDDGLDERIAIVDSDHGCWRCHFATSCSDVCPKYVDPGQGIQLLKRLIVRRKFGFRPHKPAEVLPSKIGEVKRR; this is encoded by the coding sequence ATGATGGAGCAGTCTTCAATTGACCTCTGGAAGCCCGTTAAGGTGGTTAAGCTGAGAGTTTACAAGTATAATCCCAAGAAGGACTTCTTCCCTGAGTGGAAGGAGTATGAGATCGAGGTAAGTAGAGGTACAACCATATTAGACGCTCTGCTCAGGATAAAGGAGGAGATAGACCCATCACTGAGTTTCAGATACTCATGTGGACAAGCTTTATGCGGTTCCTGTGCTATGATGGTTAACGGAAGGCAGATGCTCGTTTGCAGGACTAGAGTCCTTGAGGTCGCTCACAATAGGGATTTCATCGAGCTCAGACCCCTAGATAACTTCTCCGTGATCAGAGATCTGGTAGGGGACTTCACTCCGTTCTTTGAGAAGCATAGAGCTGTCAAACCTTGGATAATAAGGAAGGACGTCGAGGAGTTGGAGAATCCTACAGGAGAGTATAGGCAGACCATAGAGGAATATGCTAGATATTACCAGTTCACGGACTGCCTTAAGTGCGGAGCTTGCTACTCCGCCTGCCCCACGGTCGCGACGGATCACGAGTACTTGGGTCCTCAGGCGCTAGCTCAAGCTTACAGGTACATGGTCGATAGCAGGGACGATGGGTTAGATGAAAGAATAGCTATCGTAGATAGCGATCACGGTTGTTGGCGCTGCCACTTCGCTACCTCATGCTCAGATGTCTGCCCCAAGTACGTGGATCCAGGACAGGGGATACAGCTCCTTAAGAGGCTCATCGTAAGGAGGAAGTTCGGTTTCAGGCCCCACAAACCAGCTGAGGTATTGCCGTCGAAGATAGGAGAAGTTAAGAGGAGGTAA
- a CDS encoding succinate dehydrogenase/fumarate reductase flavoprotein subunit yields MTNDVLVREVGTLVEVVETDVVIVGSGLAGLRAAIEAARRSEDKLNVSVVTKVHAMRSHSVAYAGGTGAVLYPDEGDSFDLHAYDTVKGAAWLADQDAVELFVRLAPQEIYQLEHWGMPWARRSDGRIAQRPFGGHSFPRACFAADKTGLYAMHTLYDTTSKYDGIKFYHEFFVTSLLVEDGEFRGVTAIELRSGDFYVFHAKAGILATGGAGRIFSFTTYSHSSTADGMSIAYRAGLPLKDMEFFQFHPTGLVPSGILITEAARGEGGYLINNKGERFMSKYAPEKMELAPRDVVSKAEMTEILEGRGFKGPNGLDYVLLDLRHLGEDKINERLPDVREISIEFAGVDPVEEPIPIRPVAHYSMGGVHTDTYGATPVKGLWAAGEVACVSLHGANRLGTNSSTDCLVYGMLTGRQAADYALSRDRREIPMERVSAEEKRIFDGILRGSTGENPYLIRREMQKTMSDYVYVFRDESGLKEAIRKLKELKERFGRGYVADKDREYNMNLVHVLELDAMLEISYVVALSALNRTETRGAHTRLDYPKTDNDNWLKHTLISRGADGEPLFSYLPVRITKWPPAERKY; encoded by the coding sequence ATGACAAATGATGTACTGGTGAGGGAGGTCGGCACCTTGGTGGAAGTCGTTGAAACAGATGTTGTGATCGTAGGATCAGGCTTAGCGGGTCTCAGAGCAGCTATAGAAGCTGCAAGAAGAAGTGAGGATAAGTTGAACGTAAGCGTGGTGACTAAGGTCCATGCAATGAGATCCCACTCCGTGGCTTACGCTGGAGGGACAGGTGCTGTCCTATACCCTGATGAGGGTGATAGTTTTGACCTTCATGCTTACGATACCGTGAAGGGCGCCGCCTGGCTTGCGGATCAAGATGCCGTTGAGTTGTTCGTCAGATTAGCCCCTCAAGAGATATATCAATTAGAGCATTGGGGAATGCCTTGGGCTAGAAGAAGTGATGGTAGGATCGCTCAAAGGCCTTTTGGAGGACACAGTTTCCCAAGAGCTTGTTTCGCCGCAGACAAGACGGGGTTATACGCGATGCACACCCTCTACGATACAACCTCGAAATACGATGGTATAAAATTTTACCATGAGTTCTTCGTCACCTCCTTACTCGTCGAAGACGGTGAGTTCAGAGGGGTCACGGCTATTGAACTTAGGAGTGGGGACTTCTACGTGTTTCACGCTAAAGCGGGGATACTAGCTACCGGGGGTGCAGGGAGGATATTCTCATTCACCACGTACTCCCACTCTTCGACAGCAGACGGCATGAGCATCGCTTACAGAGCCGGACTCCCGTTGAAGGATATGGAGTTCTTCCAGTTCCACCCAACTGGGTTAGTGCCATCCGGTATACTGATAACGGAAGCAGCCAGGGGAGAGGGAGGCTACCTGATAAACAACAAGGGAGAGAGGTTCATGAGTAAGTACGCCCCTGAGAAGATGGAGCTTGCTCCAAGGGACGTCGTTTCAAAAGCGGAGATGACTGAGATACTTGAGGGAAGGGGATTTAAGGGTCCAAATGGATTAGATTACGTCCTATTGGATCTGAGGCACTTAGGGGAGGATAAGATAAACGAGAGACTCCCAGATGTCAGGGAGATATCCATAGAGTTCGCAGGTGTTGATCCGGTGGAAGAGCCGATACCCATCAGGCCCGTAGCTCACTACTCGATGGGAGGTGTCCACACCGATACCTACGGGGCCACGCCCGTAAAAGGGCTCTGGGCCGCGGGCGAGGTGGCTTGTGTTAGTTTACACGGTGCTAATAGGCTAGGGACTAACTCCTCAACTGATTGCTTAGTTTACGGTATGTTGACCGGTAGACAAGCTGCGGATTACGCTTTAAGTAGGGATAGGAGGGAGATCCCAATGGAGAGAGTTAGTGCTGAGGAGAAGAGGATATTTGACGGTATACTGAGGGGTTCTACGGGGGAGAACCCCTACCTGATAAGAAGGGAAATGCAGAAGACGATGAGTGATTACGTTTACGTCTTCAGGGATGAGAGTGGGCTCAAGGAAGCTATAAGGAAACTTAAGGAACTCAAGGAGAGATTCGGAAGGGGTTATGTCGCGGATAAGGATCGTGAATACAACATGAACTTGGTTCATGTGCTTGAGTTAGATGCGATGCTCGAGATCTCTTACGTAGTTGCCCTCTCAGCTCTTAATAGGACTGAGACAAGGGGGGCCCACACCAGACTGGATTACCCGAAGACGGATAACGATAACTGGTTGAAGCACACCCTCATCAGCAGAGGAGCTGATGGCGAACCCCTATTCAGTTACCTCCCCGTTAGGATAACTAAGTGGCCTCCGGCTGAGAGGAAGTATTGA
- a CDS encoding CTP synthase has protein sequence MNFKLIIITGGVISGIGKGVVAASVGKLIQSRGLSVSMIKIDPYLNPDPGTLNPTEHGEVFVTEDVWIFNPGSGVEFKIAEIDEDFGHYERFLDVNMHPSNNITSGQVMLSVILGERRGQYLGQTIRLIPHVTEEIKRRVYEVSARERPDVLIVELGGTVGDYEAMAFVEALRQLRLELGRGNSLHIHVTYVPFVETVGEFKTKPAQLFFREVLAAGLPPDVVIARTSSPLPDSVKKKLALYASVPLSSVFDDPDLSLTYELPIYLEKQGLGRVLSEKLGLDGDSDLSDWGEIVEGFKRGVRRKIAMVGKYWRMADVYISIVEAIKHAGASIGVIPEIVSVDSEGIERGDELWKIESSDGVVLTPGFGPRGTEGMISAASLALMNGKPFLGICFGAQLATVAFARDVMGWKDANSTEIDPATPWPVVDLLPEQRSVREVGGTMRLGGQEVLLLEGKLKQAYGRERIVERFRHRYHIIKEYAERMEPHGYRVTALDPTGRIVNAFEVEGHPYFIGVQFHPEFKSRPGKPSPTYLSFMEAVKAI, from the coding sequence GTGAATTTCAAGCTGATAATAATTACCGGTGGAGTAATAAGCGGGATAGGTAAGGGTGTGGTAGCTGCGTCGGTGGGTAAGCTCATTCAATCGAGGGGCCTCTCCGTCTCCATGATAAAGATAGACCCATACCTAAACCCTGACCCAGGGACCCTGAACCCAACTGAGCACGGTGAGGTCTTCGTAACGGAGGATGTCTGGATATTCAACCCGGGAAGCGGGGTCGAGTTCAAGATAGCTGAGATAGACGAGGATTTCGGCCATTATGAGAGATTCCTAGATGTGAACATGCACCCCTCCAACAACATAACGAGCGGTCAGGTGATGCTGAGCGTCATACTCGGGGAGAGGAGGGGGCAGTACTTAGGGCAAACCATAAGGTTGATCCCGCATGTGACGGAGGAGATCAAGAGGAGGGTGTATGAGGTATCAGCAAGGGAGAGGCCTGATGTCCTAATTGTAGAACTAGGTGGAACTGTAGGAGACTATGAAGCAATGGCGTTTGTTGAAGCACTGAGACAACTCAGGTTAGAGCTTGGCAGAGGAAATTCCCTCCACATTCATGTGACTTACGTACCTTTCGTCGAGACAGTAGGTGAGTTTAAGACCAAACCGGCTCAGCTCTTCTTCAGGGAAGTCTTAGCAGCAGGACTTCCTCCTGATGTCGTTATCGCTAGAACTTCCTCTCCACTTCCGGATAGCGTTAAGAAGAAGCTCGCGCTCTACGCTAGCGTGCCCCTGAGTTCGGTATTCGATGACCCGGATCTGAGCCTGACCTACGAGTTACCGATATACCTCGAAAAGCAGGGATTAGGGAGGGTGCTCTCGGAAAAACTCGGCTTGGACGGGGATTCCGATCTGAGTGATTGGGGGGAGATAGTAGAGGGGTTTAAGAGGGGTGTTAGAAGAAAAATCGCAATGGTTGGGAAGTATTGGAGGATGGCAGATGTCTACATATCGATAGTAGAAGCAATAAAGCACGCTGGAGCTAGCATAGGTGTAATTCCCGAGATAGTGTCGGTTGACTCGGAAGGGATCGAGAGGGGTGATGAGCTCTGGAAGATAGAGAGCTCTGACGGAGTAGTCCTAACCCCGGGCTTCGGTCCTAGAGGAACTGAGGGCATGATATCAGCAGCTTCACTCGCTCTTATGAACGGAAAGCCATTCTTAGGGATATGTTTCGGTGCTCAGTTAGCTACAGTTGCTTTTGCGAGAGATGTCATGGGCTGGAAGGATGCCAACTCGACGGAGATAGATCCAGCAACCCCCTGGCCTGTAGTGGATCTCCTGCCGGAGCAGAGGTCCGTTAGGGAGGTCGGGGGGACTATGAGACTCGGAGGCCAGGAGGTCCTCCTACTGGAAGGTAAATTGAAGCAAGCTTACGGTAGGGAGAGGATAGTCGAGAGGTTCAGGCATAGGTATCATATAATTAAGGAGTACGCCGAGAGGATGGAACCCCACGGTTACAGGGTGACGGCTTTAGATCCCACCGGCAGGATAGTAAATGCCTTCGAGGTCGAGGGGCACCCCTACTTCATCGGAGTCCAGTTCCACCCGGAGTTCAAGTCCAGACCTGGGAAGCCTAGTCCAACCTACCTGTCGTTTATGGAGGCCGTCAAAGCGATCTAA
- a CDS encoding cytochrome bc complex cytochrome b subunit encodes MSCEETGCLSKFVNWFIERLGLREFTELKVHRHTLHPLYSLGGLTTLMFVINALTGVLLLMFYVPVFGESNLAYDSIVRIMEEVAYGSIIRGLHNYAANLMILLSMLHFLRVYFMGAYKRPHELTYVIGILTGLLAILCGVTGYSLRMDHIAAEAIRIGNTLVSNMPGGKWIAPLIYGTGTFDEILGRYFGFHILIAGFIAILMLLHFLMVHTHHSSPPYDDSPPEPAVPFFPNHLLTEVAAIFVVLGSLIVLSAAFPAELGQKFLPTEQLPVGQPEWYLMAIYSGIKTGVDPFLAFAVVPGILLLVLVLMPWIDPTYSRHPRNRRIATLYGSILLGEFVVFTIYGILTPGQEIPLTHALTVALITAIAIGLPVARYTSKPVPPRSVKRVRRVKHTPLIIKQGSYILLAILIIQAIASVLGINAHLQGLYTLASLYFGISIIAFGWVIFIAKVITVDVPYITKIVREV; translated from the coding sequence ATGAGTTGTGAGGAGACTGGTTGCCTCTCTAAGTTCGTCAACTGGTTCATCGAGAGGTTGGGTCTAAGGGAGTTCACAGAGCTCAAAGTACATAGGCACACGCTACACCCTCTCTACAGCTTAGGCGGATTGACTACGCTGATGTTCGTGATAAACGCACTCACAGGAGTGCTCTTACTCATGTTCTACGTACCTGTGTTCGGGGAGAGCAACCTCGCTTACGATAGCATAGTGAGGATTATGGAGGAAGTAGCTTACGGTTCCATCATAAGAGGTCTACATAACTACGCAGCTAACTTGATGATATTACTCTCTATGCTTCACTTCCTCAGGGTCTACTTCATGGGGGCTTACAAGAGACCTCACGAACTGACTTATGTAATAGGAATACTCACTGGACTGCTCGCGATCCTCTGCGGAGTCACTGGCTACTCGCTTAGGATGGATCACATCGCAGCTGAAGCGATAAGGATAGGGAACACACTGGTATCGAACATGCCCGGCGGTAAGTGGATAGCACCGCTGATATACGGGACTGGGACCTTCGATGAGATCTTAGGAAGATACTTCGGGTTCCACATATTAATAGCGGGGTTCATCGCGATACTCATGTTACTTCACTTCCTCATGGTGCACACGCATCACTCATCCCCTCCTTACGATGACTCGCCTCCTGAACCAGCGGTGCCCTTCTTCCCAAACCATCTACTGACCGAGGTAGCAGCTATATTCGTGGTCCTAGGATCACTGATCGTACTATCAGCGGCTTTTCCAGCGGAGCTTGGTCAGAAGTTCCTGCCCACCGAACAACTACCCGTTGGACAACCTGAATGGTATCTCATGGCGATCTACTCTGGCATAAAGACGGGGGTGGATCCCTTCCTAGCTTTCGCAGTGGTCCCTGGGATACTGCTCCTAGTACTCGTTCTGATGCCTTGGATAGATCCGACTTACAGTAGACATCCTAGGAACAGGAGGATAGCCACTCTCTACGGTTCAATACTGCTGGGGGAGTTCGTAGTCTTCACCATATACGGCATTCTCACACCAGGTCAGGAGATACCGCTGACACACGCTTTAACAGTAGCTCTAATCACAGCTATCGCAATAGGCTTACCTGTCGCGAGATATACCTCTAAGCCGGTACCTCCGAGGAGCGTAAAGAGGGTCAGGAGAGTAAAACACACACCGCTGATAATCAAGCAGGGAAGCTATATTCTCCTAGCTATACTCATAATTCAAGCGATTGCTTCAGTTCTAGGTATTAACGCTCACCTCCAAGGGCTTTACACACTCGCCTCACTCTACTTCGGGATTTCGATAATAGCGTTCGGTTGGGTAATATTCATAGCTAAAGTGATAACGGTAGACGTGCCTTACATAACTAAGATCGTAAGAGAAGTATAA
- a CDS encoding Rieske (2Fe-2S) protein, giving the protein MVEISRRDFIKAGVLASVALAAASLGVPLSQFLSSERVVTGKIGESSRSLPLKIANVSDVKPDSQISFIMPLNPDGSRGQHPAILIRLRTELAQRAGTEFKAYSALCPHLGCIVHLEPGNDIYCPCHAGYFDPVDGKVIAGPPKKPLPEVEIRIDEIGDIYAEGWRK; this is encoded by the coding sequence ATGGTAGAAATTAGCAGGAGGGATTTCATAAAGGCCGGGGTTCTAGCATCGGTAGCTTTAGCAGCAGCATCACTCGGAGTTCCGCTATCACAGTTCCTCTCCTCAGAACGCGTGGTCACCGGGAAGATAGGTGAGAGCTCCAGATCGCTACCACTGAAGATAGCCAACGTGAGTGATGTGAAACCTGATTCCCAGATATCCTTCATAATGCCCCTGAATCCCGATGGTAGTAGAGGCCAGCACCCGGCCATCCTTATAAGGCTTAGGACGGAGCTGGCGCAGAGGGCTGGGACGGAGTTTAAAGCTTACAGCGCATTGTGCCCGCATCTCGGATGCATAGTTCACCTAGAGCCAGGTAACGATATATACTGTCCCTGTCACGCTGGCTACTTCGATCCGGTCGATGGGAAGGTGATAGCGGGACCCCCGAAGAAACCTTTGCCCGAAGTGGAGATAAGGATCGATGAGATAGGGGACATCTACGCGGAGGGATGGAGGAAATGA